The Nitrospira sp. genome window below encodes:
- a CDS encoding DUF3473 domain-containing protein encodes MPETIPKHCLSFDVEEHFQVSAFESPMRRRHWDQYESRVEANTEKLLELLGSSCVRATFFVLGWVAERYPSLIRRIAAAGHEVASHGYAHELITAQTQDAFRDDIRRAKGILEQILSQPILGYRAPSFSITKDTMWATQILVEEGYIYDSSIFPVLHDRYGVPSANPNMHQLLTVSGVLWEVPPSTVKCLGVRVPVAGGGYFRLYPYVLLRALLRKLEDEGSSLVMYLHPWEFDPNQPRMEGSAVSRLRHYLNLDKTEFRLRTLLQDFSFAPIRQVFPQIEHQSSSLTRTSMEVGKSSFPEKSSNALFN; translated from the coding sequence ATGCCTGAAACAATTCCTAAGCATTGCCTTTCATTTGATGTCGAAGAACATTTTCAAGTCTCAGCTTTTGAATCTCCCATGCGGAGACGACATTGGGATCAGTATGAAAGCCGTGTGGAAGCCAACACTGAAAAATTGTTGGAACTATTGGGTAGTAGTTGCGTGCGCGCGACTTTTTTTGTGCTCGGATGGGTGGCGGAGAGGTATCCATCCTTGATTCGCCGGATTGCAGCTGCAGGCCACGAAGTCGCCTCCCACGGATATGCCCATGAACTCATAACTGCTCAAACGCAGGATGCCTTCCGTGATGATATTCGTAGGGCGAAGGGAATTTTAGAACAGATCCTTTCACAACCGATATTAGGTTATCGCGCACCAAGTTTTTCAATCACTAAAGACACGATGTGGGCGACTCAAATCCTTGTTGAGGAAGGGTACATCTACGATTCCAGTATATTCCCGGTCCTGCACGACCGCTATGGAGTGCCCTCCGCAAATCCAAACATGCATCAGCTATTAACGGTTTCCGGCGTTTTATGGGAGGTGCCTCCTTCGACGGTGAAGTGTTTGGGGGTGCGCGTACCCGTTGCTGGGGGGGGATATTTTCGTCTGTACCCGTATGTGCTTTTGCGGGCACTACTTCGCAAACTCGAAGATGAAGGTTCCTCTCTCGTAATGTACCTGCATCCTTGGGAGTTTGATCCAAATCAGCCGAGGATGGAGGGGTCTGCAGTGTCGCGATTACGGCACTATTTGAATCTTGATAAAACGGAGTTCCGATTGCGAACACTTCTTCAGGACTTCTCGTTTGCTCCGATACGGCAGGTCTTTCCTCAAATTGAACACCAGAGTAGCTCACTGACAAGGACATCGATGGAGGTAGGAAAGAGTTCCTTCCCCGAAAAATCATCGAATGCTCTGTTTAATTGA